The Podospora bellae-mahoneyi strain CBS 112042 chromosome 7, whole genome shotgun sequence genome includes a window with the following:
- a CDS encoding hypothetical protein (COG:T; EggNog:ENOG503P1EH), with amino-acid sequence MDPSYEELVKRLQEAERLRAEAERLRTEAEQNAVAEKQRADKQAQQVVELQEQRRPTSLIEYFQLCHDHLSTKFRVQTDRRFTTQGIWTDPAGKYCPGRLAQWDGFLNEQRAALGKVIAFFPETLQLLESRDFVQGIGSRLAAGSPIGSERDLERFHHTAVELPVQCIIDQFTHAQQHLDAIPPLLGVGDGIFFENHVNILNSDTTPSTSAAPSTPPPPPPVPPTNKISIRPDQICVYRSLNGDRTLAYVLEYKAPHKLTAQHVREGIEDLDVVRDVVNCVEIPNNDGDRFRYFARRLSAAAATQTYHYMLQAGLEMGLVATGEVMIFLKIDWADPSTLYYHVAEPTHECQAQPAELIPYCTAVSQLLAFTVMALLGPGSQGQDARDRAISGASTWNEDWDEILARIGNTPAARTPPSSGRCWEPRTYVGYDRSPIPFRHPRRKKSPQADEPPTSLGRGQGPPPPDDEDAGPNPGSHPSPPAGQRGSKRKRSATQSSGATAAAAATAPGGTQTQNRTHSSQPQTPLFCTHACLLGLVRGGALDPACPNIALHRRPYVESSPDVQSSSSSSSSSSSSSSSHIKSSLSPSLRRQKTHSLPIHVFLERLRQQLRATLDEGIMPLGEYGARGALFRITLLSHGYTLAAKGTTSSSIRFIEHEARIYEQLQPIQGLYVPVSLGTIDLRELGRRYFYAADVHIIYFLLLSWAGRDLREAREQPSSVGIRRNVIRSLQSLHALGVAHGDVRRENLVWSHMPSDPVMVIDFERSVLTKSSCRLGLLGGSEDGEELPPECLSEDDKLFEQDLRKATYIWV; translated from the coding sequence ATGGATCCAAGCTATGAGGAACTTGTCAAAAGGCTCCAGGAAGCGGAGCGTCTCCGTGCAGAAGCGGAGCGTCTCCGTACAGAAGCGGAGCAGAACGCCGTCGCCGAGAAACAACGCGCCGATAAACAAGCACAACAAGTTGTAGAGTTGCAGGAGCAAAGGCGTCCGACCAGTCTTATCGAGTACTTTCAGCTCTGCCACGACCACCTGTCGACAAAATTCCGCGTCCAGACCGATCGACGGTTCACGACCCAGGGAATCTGGACAGACCCGGCGGGAAAATACTGCCCCGGCCGCCTTGCACAATGGGATGGCTTCCTTAATGAACAGAGGGCTGCGCTTGGCAAGGTtatcgccttcttccccgaaACACTCCAATTACTTGAATCGCGTGATTTTGTACAGGGTATTGGTAGCCGCCTGGCAGCTGGTTCCCCAATTGGTAGCGAGCGCGACCTTGAGCGGTTTCATCACACTGCTGTCGAGCTTCCTGTGCAATGCATCATCGATCAATTTACGCAtgcccaacaacacctaGACGCGATACCACCGCTTTTGGGCGTGGGGGATGGTATCTTCTTCGAGAACCACGTTAACATTCTCAATAGCGATACAACTCCTTCCACAAGCGCGGCACCATCgacgccgcctccgccaccacccgtcCCACCTACTAATAAGATCTCCATCCGGCCTGACCAGATCTGTGTGTACCGGTCCTTGAACGGTGACCGAACGCTTGCATACGTGTTGGAATACAAGGCTCCCCACAAGCTAACGGCACAGCATGTGCGGGAAGGAATTGAAGACCTGGACGTGGTTCGCGACGTGGTGAATTGCGTCGAGATCCCGAACAACGATGGTGACCGCTTCCGTTACTTTGCCAGGAGGCTCTCAGCTGCAGCTGCCACCCAGACTTACCACTACATGCTCCAGGCTGGGCTCGAGATGGGGCTTGTTGCCACAGGCGAGGTCATGATCTTCCTCAAGATCGACTGGGCGGACCCATCCACGCTGTACTACCATGTCGCCGAACCCACCCACGAGTGCCAGGCCCAGCCAGCCGAACTCATCCCCTACTGCACCGCCGTCAGCCAGCTGCTGGCCTTCACTGTGATGGCGCTGCTCGGACCCGGGTCGCAGGGTCAAGATGCGCGGGACCGCGCCATATCGGGTGCCTCGACCTGGAATGAGGACTGGGACGAGATCTTGGCCCGAATTGGGAACACGCCGGCCGCTCGCACACCTCCTTCGTCGGGGCGCTGCTGGGAACCCCGGACCTACGTCGGGTACGACCGGTCTCCCATCCCGTTCCGCCACCCGAGAAGGAAAAAGAGTCCCCAGGCAGATGAGCCGCCGACATCCCTCGGCCGGGGGCAGGGTCCTCCGCCGcccgacgacgaagatgcCGGCCCCAATCCTGgctcccacccctctcctcctgccgGCCAAAGAGGGTCGAAGAGGAAGCGTAGCGCTACGCAGTCATCCGGAGCtacagcggcggcggcggctacTGCTCCTGGCGGCACGCAGACACAGAACCGCACACATTCTTCCCAGCCACAAACACCACTGTTCTGCACACATGCGTGCTTACTCGGTCTTGTCCGAGGGGGGGCTCTCGATCCCGCATGTCCCAACATAGccctccaccgccggccCTATGTCGAGTCGTCACCAGACGtccagtcatcatcatcatcatcatcgtcgtcgtcgtcatcgtcatcatcacacaTCAAGTCCTCATTATCGCCATCCCTACGTCGCCAAAAGACACACTCGCTACCTATCCACGTCTTTCTAGAGCGGCTACGCCAACAGCTCCGCGCAACCTTGGACGAGGGTATCATGCCCCTGGGGGAATACGGTGCTCGGGGAGCCCTATTTCGCATCACATTACTCAGCCACGGCTATACGTTGGCTGCCAAGGGGACCACGTCGTCATCAATACGCTTTATCGAGCACGAAGCGCGTATATACGAGCAGCTTCAACCGATCCAAGGCCTTTACGTCCCCGTCTCTCTTGGCACCATCGACCTTCGGGAGCTGGGACGGCGCTATTTCTACGCGGCCGATGTCCACATCATttacttcctcctcctctcgtGGGCCGGCAGGGATCTACGCGAAGCTCGGGAGCAACCAAGTAGTGTCGGGATACGGAGAAACGTGATCCGATCCCTGCAGAGCCTCCACGCCCTAGGGGTGGCACACGGCGACGTCCGGCGGGAGAATCTGGTATGGAGTCATATGCCGAGCGACCCAGTCATGGTCATTGATTTTGAGCGGTCCGTTCTCACCAAGTCGTCGTGCCGGCtcgggttgctgggggggtcggaagacggggaggagctgCCACCGGAGTGCCTCAGTGAGGATGATAAGCTTTTTGAGCAGGATTTGCGGAAGGCGACCTACATTTGGGTTTAA
- a CDS encoding hypothetical protein (EggNog:ENOG503PX1U) produces MRTSLLCSALLAAIAFPLIGNSLAIPATSYSFKNQLEGRDDLEKRDELDKPPIYPPFSEDTQNKHLHFDYPRMHWRSRPWEEGYYPIHCVHEAQFNNLWILDFQVRDVWFEDCGVPWTVCRHKDGKEKWYSILDTLSQVPVGMRQYVANLVILPGPIDGGQGSTIQAAAYTRGSVLVFSPTYFKLGVLFHEITHIMDMVALAPFLESQGFPEGTPFSRTKYWKYAYGNDSAVPTPYSRASWQEDFADAGRWAMSDISRYRGLQEYSKGWGACRTQIRAFQWWMMPMIFPKKGICTGKVEGGYAVKVVVVEGQNPLVSLFQPGPESREEGRKRPNTKVAGSGVAPIVLPAGAANMFFAYHGA; encoded by the exons ATGCGAACTTCACTCCTTTGTTCCGCCCTACTTGCAGCCATTGCCTTTCCGCTCATTGGAAACAGCCTGGCAATCCCTGCCACATCTTATTCATTTAAAAACCAGCTTGAGGGAAGAGACGATCTTGAGAAGAGAGATGAGCTCGACAAACCTCCGATATACCCGCCATTTTCCGAAGACACGCAAAACAAGCACCTGCATTTTGACTACCCCCGGATGCATTGGAGATCAAGACCATGGGAAGAGGGCTACTACCCAATTCACTGCGTTCATGAAGCCCAGTTCAACAACCTTTGGATTCTAGACTTTCAAGTCCGAGATGTGTGGTTCGAAGACTGCGGCGTCCCGTGGACGGTGTGTAGACACAAGGATGGAAAGGAAAAGTGGTATAGCATCTTGGAT ACCCTCAGCCAAGTCCCCGTAGGCATGCGCCAGTACGTCGCCAACCTGGTCATCCTGCCCGGTCCCATCGATGGCGGACAGGGCTCCACCATCCAAGCTGCGGCCTACACCCGCGGCTCCGTTTTGGTTTTCTCTCCCACTTACTTCAAGCTTGGTGTCTTATTCCACGAGATCACCCACATCATGGACATGGTAGCCCTCGCCCCGTTCCTCGAGAGTCAAGGGTTTCCCGAGGGAACGCCCTTCTCGAGAACAAAGTATTGGAAGTACGCCTACGGAAACGACAGCGCCGTGCCAACTCCTTACTCTAGGGCGTCGTGGCAGGAAGACTTTGCCGATGCGGGGAGGTGGGCGATGAGTGACATCAGCCGGTACAGAGGGTTGCAGGAGTACAGCAAGGGTTGGGGGGCGTGCAGGACGCAGATTAGGGCCTTCcagtggtggatgatgccgATGATTTTTCCAAAGAAGGGGATATGCACTGGCAAGGTGGAGGGTGGCTACgcggtgaaggtggtggtggtagagggACAGAATCCACTGgtttctcttttccaaccAGGGCCTGAGAGTCGGGAGGAAGGCAGGAAAAGGCCAAATACCAAGGTGGCAGGGTCAGGCGTGGCACCCATTGTGCTGCCAGCTGGTGCTGCCAATATGTTCTTTGCTTATCATGGGGCTTGA
- a CDS encoding hypothetical protein (EggNog:ENOG503NU4J; COG:I), giving the protein MAARPNQRNIKWVEGLRGVTSALVITTHIARALDFPLFWPADSKGEAPRLLQYPYLRIPYQGRIGVPIFAFLTGFVCANKPLKLAYQQGNAPAALKTIARSAFRRPPRLMLPALIATLISFFMSVLGAYRAANRCDAFWVRFDAPDPMPLGDNIRRLFRSSLTTWTNTENVYDRHQWAMRPLLIGAFQVYIVLAATIGMRFKYRVLVHVLLITYWLMNVGHLTETFGAMLALGTLLAELSQHRPTQNFITSHQRLLTCVVAPFLLLVGGYVGSYPQEHEDWAPWSMSLHKFLLNPVDGQNQGSFLVPKGSNVHRRTSAFFIMCTSISIFISPFIQKLLSHRLLIWLGHHSFAVYLTHGTILRTVGMWIVYGITGEPWEPAGKNEDGSQKQQEYLHPKSRAHKMASILVFTTLTYIAAWAWMKYVDTACARATQWLEKKVFDDDNEEGKAGLAEKGFLLNGNGTSPADGDRPKQAQS; this is encoded by the exons ATGGCTGCTCGACCGAATCAACGAAACATCAAGTGGGTGGAG GGTCTTCGAGGTGTCACATCGGCTCTCGTTATCACCACCCACATTGCCCGCGCTTTGGATTTTCCACTTTTCTGGCCAGCCGACTCTAAGGGAGAGGCTCCCAGATTGCTGCAATATCCTTACCTGCGCATCCCATACCAAGGCCGAATTGGCGTGCCCAtcttcgccttcttgacGGGCTTTGTTTGTGCCAATAAGCCATTAAAGCTCGCCTACCAACAGGGCAATGCGCCAGCTGCGCTCAAGACGATTGCGAGGAGCGCTTTCCGGCGCCCTCCGCGCCTGATGCTTCCAGCTCTTATTGCCACCTTGATCAGCTTCTTCATGTCGGTTCTCGGTGCCTACCGGGCCGCCAACCGCTGTGACGCTTTCTGGGTGCGTTTCGATGCGCCGGACCCAATGCCACTGGGCGACAACATCCGCAGACTCTTCCGCTCCTCCTTGACGACATGGACCAACACCGAGAACGTTTATGACCGGCATCAGTGGGCCATGCGCCCGCTGCTCATCGGAGCTTTCCAAGTGTATATCGTGTTGGCTGCCACCATCGGGATGCGTTTCAAGTACCGTGTTCTGGTGCATGTTCTCCTGATCACGTACTGGTTGATGAATGTTGGACACTTGACTG AAACCTTTGGTGCTATGCTTGCGCTTGGGACCCTTCTTGCCGAACTCTCCCAGCACCGTCCCACGCAAAACTTTATCACCTCTCACCAGCGCCTTCTCACCTGCGTCGTTGCCCCCTTCCTGCTCTTGGTCGGTGGCTATGTCGGCTCGTACCCGCAAGAGCATGAGGACTGGGCCCCTTGGTCCATGAGCCTCCACAAGTTCCTCCTGAATCCGGTTGATGGTCAGAACCAGGGCAGTTTCTTGGTACCTAAGGGGTCCAATGTCCACCGACGAACATCAGCCTTTTTCATCATGTgtacctccatctccatctttaTCTCGCCCTTCATCCAGAAGCTCCTCTCGCATCGTCTTCTGATCTGGCTCGGACACCACTCTTTCGCTGTCTACCTCACCCACGGAACCATCCTCCGCACTGTTGGCATGTGGATTGTGTATGGGATCACTGGAGAGCCCTGGGAACCCGCCGGTAAGAACGAAGACGGTTCCCAGAAGCAGCAAGAGTACCTCCACCCCAAGTCCCGCGCCCACAAGATGGCCTCGATTCTGGTTTTCACCACCCTTACGTACATTGCCGCCTGGGCCTGGATGAAGTACGTGGATACGGCCTGCGCGAGAGCCACCCAGTGGCTAGAGAAGAAGGTGTTTGACGATGACAACGAGGAAGGCAAGGCCGGCTTGGCCGAGAAGGgattcctcctcaacggcaacggcacAAGCCCAGCCGACGGGGACAGGCCGAAGCAGGCCCAGTCATAA
- a CDS encoding hypothetical protein (EggNog:ENOG503P2IC; COG:S): MVGVPGRSKACHTCRRRRKGCNFERPSCGQCRRLGLQCDGYERKTVFVHSSPATVGTKKDVAAPLIRQALSANGTKNHPLEAKIGAVTLLPPGLVSSAYISNYVGLFWDMYDPSSHLRRDLGSAISTTSWLRKVHSDKSYQSSPLLQTSFLALCLGTVGQRLKAQHLIQNGMKAYNEALSGLAKSIAMQAQSKQIPDDTTIATTRILSLYEVFFGSDPLAHASTSSCPDTTLVKPQGLMEPLFMSYNQADAWRRHRFGELALLESQSPEMYKEGIAHQMLADGRLSITIAGVGLHRSTILAREDWLTIPWTGSHKKTSWDLLLDIFVLLPGCLEDVTRIEVALEMNPNHFNFHVTPARIASSVGIQALLKLNKKCKQILSQLQSWYDNHAPPLWKAFLSSSTYPRPVNLAYPTSHDPPSADDISTAHMMCLYWSTKIKTTLLILQVRKSLAGLQVDVSRIDRSDLRMSITQDSKHIIRTAPIFFEKVAGVAGSHIAIFPLTVALKALLMMGEIGVAEQRDMVKELLVRRAAESGLSVGPFVGSLRVLV; encoded by the exons ATGGTTGGGGTTCCGGGCCGTTCGAAAGCATGCCACACCTGTCGCCGGCGCAGGAAAGGG TGCAATTTTGAGCGCCCTTCCTGTGGCCAATGCAGGCGTCTAGGACTCCAATGTGATGGCTACGAGCGCAAGACTGTGTTTGTCCACTCCAGCCCTGCAACAGTTGGCACCAAGAAGGATGTCGCTGCACCTCTAATTCGGCAAGCCCTATCGGCGAATGGAACCAAGAATCATCCCTTGGAGGCAAAGATTGGAGCAGTAACTCTTCTTCCGCCCGGCTTGGTCTCCTCCGCTTATATATCCAACTACGTTGGACTTTTCTGGGACATGTACGATCCCAGCTCACACCTTCGGCGAGACTTGGGCAGCGCCATATCAACGACAAGCTGGCTGAGGAAAGTCCATTCTGACAAAAGCTACCAGAGCagcccccttctccagaCCTCCTTTCTCGCCCTCTGTTTAGGTACGGTTGGCCAACGTCTCAAAGCGCAACATCTTATCCAAAATGGCATGAAAGCCTACAACGAAGCTCTCAGTGGGCTGGCTAAATCGATCGCCATGCAAGCTCAGAGCAAACAAATTCCAGACGACACCACAATAGCCACGACTCGCATACTAAGCTTGTATGAAGTTTTCTTCGGAAGCGACCCCTTAGCCCACGCGTCGACGTCGTCATGTCCTGATACCACCCTCGTCAAGCCACAGGGGCTCATGGAGCCGCTCTTCATGTCATATAACCAAGCCGATGCCTGGCGTCGTCACCGGTTCGGCGAGCTGGCTTTGCTCGAGTCACAATCCCCAGAGATGTACAAAGAGGGCATTGCACACCAGATGCTGGCTGACGGTCGCTTGagcatcaccatcgccgGCGTGGGCCTACACCGGTCTACTATCCTCGCAAGAGAAGACTGGCTCACTATTCCCTGGACAGGCTCCCACAAGAAAACAAGCTGGGACCTGCTGCTTGATATCTTTGTTCTCCTGCCAGGATGTCTGGAGGACGTTACAAGGATTGAGGTTGCTTTAGAGATGAATCCGAACCACTTCAATTTCCATGTCACGCCCGCGAGGATCGCAAGTAGTGTAGGGATACAAGCGCTGCTGAAGCTGAACAAGAAGTGCAAACAGATCCTCAGCCAGCTGCAATCATGGTACGACAACCACGCGCCTCCTTTGTGGAAAGCCtttctctcatcatcaacataCCCTCGACCAGTAAACCTGGCTTATCCAACATCACACGACCCTCCATCTGCCGATGATATCTCGACTGCTCATATGATGTGTCTCTACTGGTCtaccaagatcaagaccaCCCTTCTTATTCTGCAAGTAAGAAAATCTCTTGCTGGCTTGCAGGTCGACGTCTCAAGAATCGATCGAAGCGATCTGAGGATGTCAATAACGCAAGACAGCAAGCACATCATAAGAACCGCGCCCATCTTTTTCGAGAAGGTAGCTGGGGTGGCAGGGAGTCATATTGCCATCTTTCCGCTTACGGTGGCACTCAAGGcgctgctgatgatgggggaaaTAGGGGTTGCGGAGCAGAGGGATATGGTGAAGGAGCTGTTGGTCAGAAGGGCGGCCGAGTCGGGGCTGTCGGTCGGGCCGTTTGTAGGGAGCTTGAGGGTTTTGGTCTGA
- a CDS encoding hypothetical protein (EggNog:ENOG503NWDC; COG:S) has translation MSTKEKVADAARKIYNPLGFKKFYNFVLFFIFGGALLGFTLARFQYLSFDHGLCPEGGGTLDCYYYTPGSLDKIGIQIHLSAILPASFLAVFQFVPIIRYKLLLFHRVSGYLIVLLSAISTAGALMLVRNAQGGPMEIQLAIGVISFMFIVSIGLAIYNIKRLQIEQHRAWMLRAWSYAGSIVTMRLVMMAIAHVLSTYEHLGKGYSHAIPCVKVTYLMFGQVERILEKYPACAQFFDGSVPGQAVAVTADANGDLAELTALYNMIFGAAFWLAFALHAAGVEIYVSSFVVQQLHLTPAEADRLRNVSYQKQLEAGMKKPGRAGLTADKLGDAPRWIPKSTVSVSAPGSGDAASDENLAK, from the exons ATGTCGACCAAGGAAAAGGTGGCCGACGCGGCTCGCAAAATTTACAATCCCCTTGGTTTCAAGAAATTCTACAACTTTGTTCTATTCTTCATATTCGGTGGCGCTCTCCTGGGATTCACTCTTGCTCGCTTCCAGTACCTCTCTTTTGACCATGGGTTGTGTCCTGAAGGGGGCGGGACTCTTGACTG CTATTACTACACACCCGGATCTCTCGACAAAATCGGCATCCAAATCCATCTCAGCGCCATCCTCCCAGCCTCATTCCTAGCCGTCTTCCAGTTCGTCCCCATAATCCGCTACAAGCTACTCCTCTTCCATCGAGTGAGCGGCTacctcatcgtcctcctctcggCCATCTCCACAGCCGGCGCCCTCATGCTTGTCCGCAACGCCCAAGGCGGCCCGATGGAAATTCAGCTCGCCATTGGCGTTATATCATTCATGTTCATTGTCAGCATCGGTCTGGCTATATACAACATCAAGCGGCTCCAGATTGAGCAGCACCGCGCTTGGATGCTGCGGGCTTGGTCCTATGCTGGTTCCATCGTTACCATGAGACTGGTCATGATGGCGATTGCGCATGTGTTGAGCACCTATGAGCATCTAGGCAAGGGTTATAGCCATGCCATACCCTGCGTCAAGGTCACGTACTTGATGTTTGGGCAGGTAGAACGGATACTGGAGAAGTACCCTGCTTGCGCGCAGTTCTTTGATGGGTCGGTGCCGGGACaggctgttgctgtgacGGCTGACGCGAATGGTGACTTGGCAGAGTTGACTGCGTTGTATAACATGATTTTTGGGGCGGCCTTCTGGCTGGCGTTTGCTTTGCATGCAGCTGGGGTGGAGATTTATGTGAGTTCTTTTGT TGTTCAACAGCTACACCTCACACCGGCTGAGGCAGACAGATTACGAAATGTTTCTTATCAGAAACAGCTTGAGGCTGGGATGAAGAAACCAGGGAGGGCTGGGCTGACGGCTGACAAACTGGGTGACGCACCCAGGTGGATTCCAAAGAGCACAGTCTCTGTCTCTGCTCCGGGAAGTGGTGATGCTGCATCGGATGAGAATTTGGCCAAGTAG
- a CDS encoding hypothetical protein (EggNog:ENOG503PI8J), whose amino-acid sequence MDITSHAAARSPLTLATLPPEILMGIVECLIPTPPEIGETGPVALAQMFEGEPWYEFILCRRALASLCLVTRTFREMAHPLLYRVIAITNPRTMLLLFRTLAEFPHYGLHTRFLSCHITLTRNNVIRGVKEAMHEQLGRFKPSDAPGVIAQYVRNSIMQAGSVCSHWMQPYYDGLPQNIFSMILASCKRVETLLLEVPICDEDGDYNILFHKMHGDLHEFDLARDPSVKDEERPYQHIHTLLLQGDTEMIKHLEIDECDCDIPDNYGVKCNTYFPLFAALPKLATVEVTCDSGDWTNPIVNLNQNIMARLHAIHPGSTQFYKTMASLPPDHPYLGGIKHIYLHNSMVMPHHLHYLLKFAPYLETLYVTPRRIEDDGPVRWPRVHGPEEEDHESLNLGLQQYGKKHLKNLDVGWTSLKNMEKLVGPEGRIICLPELKNLEKLCIQLETLYGNMKNAAVLPLLSLLPPNLMELTIEDWWWRYEKLYFDMKMWKPKKKVEHYTREKAYRQAAVEMLMRFAKSLDVTTNRLKKVMLVCKIPWTWVLEGAVEADEHFMGVKLAFEEKGVVFEVDCDEVEEEEKRPKRDVPVYQPCLRPNAPEYDEYDEFDEFDEYPYDDYPY is encoded by the coding sequence ATGGATATCACCAGCCATGCTGCTGCACGCAGCCCGCTTACCTTGGCAACGCTTCCGCCAGAGATTCTGATGGGCATCGTCGAGTGTCTCATTCCAACTCCGCCTGAAATCGGCGAGACAGGCCCTGTCGCCCTCGCGCAGATGTTTGAAGGCGAGCCATGGTATGAGTTCATTCTGTGCCGTCGCGCCCTTGCCAGTCTCTGCCTCGTCACGAGGACCTTTCGTGAAATggctcaccccctcctctaccgcgtcatcgccatcaccaacccacgAACCatgctccttcttttccgcACCCTGGCTGAGTTTCCACACTACGGATTACACACCCGCTTTCTCTCATGTCACATCACACTGACCCGCAACAATGTCATCCGCGGGGTGAAAGAAGCGATGCATGAGCAGCTCGGCAGGTTCAAGCCATCCGACGCCCCCGGAGTCATTGCCCAGTACGTCCGCAACTCAATCATGCAGGCAGGTTCAGTCTGCAGTCACTGGATGCAGCCTTACTATGACGGTCTGCCTCAAAATATCTTCTCCATGATCCTCGCCAGCTGCAAGAGGGTAGAGACGCTTCTCCTAGAGGTCCCCATCTGTGACGAGGACGGCGATTACAACATCCTGTTTCACAAAATGCACGGCGACTTACATGAGTTCGACCTGGCTCGCGACCCTAGCGTGAAAGATGAAGAGCGCCCTTACCAACACATTCATACCCTCCTCTTGCAGGGTGACACCGAAATGATCAAGCACCTCGAGATCGACGAGTGTGACTGCGACATCCCAGACAACTACGGCGTCAAATGCAACACCTACTTCCCCCTGTTTGCGGCTCTGCCCAAGCTCGCCACGGTCGAAGTCACCTGCGACAGCGGCGACTGGACCAACCCCATCgtcaacctcaaccaaaaCATCATGGCCAGGCTTCATGCCATACATCCTGGCTCTACCCAGTTTTACAAGACAATggcctccctccctccagaCCACCCTTACCTCGGCGGCATCAAGCACATCTACCTCCACAACAGCATGGTAATGCCTCACCATCTTCACTACCTGTTGAAGTTCGCCCCTTACCTGGAGACACTGTACGTAACCCCTCGCCGGATCGAAGACGACGGGCCGGTAAGGTGGCCCCGCGTTCACGGcccagaggaggaagaccACGAGTCGCTCAACCTGGGCTTGCAACAATACGGCAAGAAGCACCTCAAGAACCTCGATGTCGGGTGGACGAGCCTCAAGAACATGGAGAAGCTTGTCGGCCCAGAAGGGAGGATCATTTGCCTGCCCGAGCTTAAAAACCTGGAGAAGCTGTGCATTCAGCTCGAGACGCTGTACGGAAACATGAAGAACGCGGCtgttctccctctcctgtcACTGCTCCCGCCCAATTTGATGGAGCTGACGATTGAggactggtggtggcggtatGAGAAGTTGTACTTTGACATGAAGATGTGGAAGCCGAAAAAGAAGGTGGAGCATTACACCCGGGAAAAGGCGTATCGtcaggcggcggtggagatgcTGATGAGGTTTGCAAAGTCGCTTGATGTGACGACCAACCGGCTGAAGAAGGTGATGCTGGTGTGCAAGATTCCGTGGACGtgggtgctggagggggcggtggaggctgATGAGCACTTTATGGGGGTGAAGCTCGCGtttgaggagaagggggtggtgtttgaggTGGATTGtgacgaggtcgaggaggaggagaagcggcCAAAGAGGGATGTTCCGGTGTATCAGCCTTGCCTGAGGCCTAACGCGCCAGAGTATGATGAGTATGATGAGTTTGACGAGTTTGATGAGTATCCGTATGATGATTACCCGTACTAG